A window of Carassius carassius chromosome 48, fCarCar2.1, whole genome shotgun sequence genomic DNA:
ttagaaaaggtttcataaatttcacactttgtgagattatattctgaaatatcaaaatgaagtattagtagacttgtggctttagcttcattatgtatctaaaatcatatcctacgtcacttttaaataggtttttaatatttttactgacatgtTTCAGCTTacatatatctctattataaccgtctgagtaattctgattcctgaacagtaaactttgaggtgtcagctttgtgaacagatgttgattatgtatctagtaagaaagactcgttagcagcaaccttttaattttgggcatgtcattcgtgtctccatgctgaaaatggggggtgacaagtaaggggTTAAATTGGGTCCCAAAGACCAATGAAGgttctacaggtttggaacgacacgggggtaagtgattagtgacaccattttcattttggggaggaggaTCCCTTTAATATCATTACTTTGAGTTGAGGACAATTGACACGGTTTCTTGTTTGCTTCAAGACAGTCGAGaattgatttccatttaaaacttgagctcagcaatttgagttggatttaaaacaaaagccgcaagtaatccacataactttatattgtgaatatcgggaaccaaactacggtttggaagacaaattaaaaaagggGAACCTTGTGCTGCCCCAGGTTAACAACTGGAGGATGGATAAAGGAATGCACAACCTTACAAAAGGTTGTGAAACCTTGGTTTAATAGTGTGAGGAAAAAACAACTGGGAAGAGGCATGTAATCCCGGATTCTGCCCAACCAAAACAATAGACAAAGAGATACCTCAGGGTTCTGCacggtttattaaaaacactagatttacatgaccagagtaacttctccactagaaacaacagtctgctccccagagacagccttgatacgagtgtctcttcctgaaagagaagtGTTAGAAGTGAGAACGCACTTCTAAAATGCTCAGTTCCTTTTTGTcgagagaaagcaagaactcacgtttcctggtgcagctttgctcacaagagccagatgatggatggcacacctctgtactgcagtggatgaagatctgacagggaagaaagaggctcaagtcatagaatccacaagtagtaaatacacaaatgttcaagtaaaggggggcatacggtttcctgcagagcagccagtgaggctggatctacaaatgtgaacatcttcacagcaaagcgcttgtagtgggttgggaactgaagaccagacgatccagtcactggaaccagtgtggtcagatagcggtcgtcctggtaagggcatctgaagacaaaagagaaggttagaaagggtctcccagcagactaactggatgaagattggctgtacacgcacccgtcgatcagaaggtcccactgggggagactgagtggactgggggttgaagtagtccaacaacgtcccagcatcaggacaatgttggggtcagtcctctccataatgtgcacctcaacatacacaggctctcgcaggacttttgtgatgggataatcagcgtcactgtagtaggacgtgtaggcctcatcccctgaggaacaacactggggtttaaccagactccagtttgaaaggctttaggcagacacaggacaagaccttaccttcagcacagcctttggtgacacattggccattggccagtctgagctccaccctgagaggtccaggagcagctactggtggaggtggaggaacagagttgacctccacaaccagagcttccacggaagttcccgaatatctacactggaagagaaacctggacgacacacagcgagcttgtagcatttatcagggattagtggtcacaccaagtcatggatcacctactcaaaatgactgtcccttgtgatggaaccatatggtccaatccccacttcatacgatgaggtcattctgttttcatacaccacatatccaccatcctcctgtgaatagaaacggtgtcagcatccagtccaagcgatgcagaataaaaccagtagcagctgctaaccatcacgctcgtgccacatgcggtcacagggaactggtatatagcaaaggaaggtgtagaccccacaggagcacaaggtgggtcgtttccacccagtagatgaaccgaatccagactcagtcgaggcaaGGTAACGTCTCgagacaccactaccacaaactgaccat
This region includes:
- the LOC132131533 gene encoding zona pellucida sperm-binding protein 4-like, with the protein product MAGSWCLAQILVVCAFCHAVPQWSKSLQDAQALMIQQTDQQFQLQKPVQQLTNQQFPPRKPVQQLTNQQFPLQKPVPQLPTPQFPLQKPVPQQPKPQFPLQKPVPQQPKLQFPLQKPVPQQPYPQFPLQKPVPQQPKPQFPIQKPVKQQFQKPVAQAEPLDKCAVADSEQIQCGLPGISGAECEAINCCFNGQQCFYGRAVTVQCIRDGQFVVVVSRDVTLPRLSLDSVHLLGGNDPPCAPVGSTPSFAIYQFPVTACGTSVMEDGGYVVYENRMTSSYEVGIGPYGSITRDSHFEFLFQCRYSGTSVEALVVEVNSVPPPPPVAAPGPLRVELRLANGQCVTKGCAEGDEAYTSYYSDADYPITKVLREPVYVEVHIMERTDPNIVLMLGRCWTTSTPSPLSLPQWDLLIDGCPYQDDRYLTTLVPVTGSSGLQFPTHYKRFAVKMFTFVDPASLAALQETIFIHCSTEVCHPSSGSCEQSCTRKRRDTRIKAVSGEQTVVSSGEVTLVM